From one Catenuloplanes nepalensis genomic stretch:
- a CDS encoding NADH:flavin oxidoreductase/NADH oxidase, protein MTGRLFEPITLPTADGAGLRVRNRAFVAPMCQYSADAEDGVPADWHLVHLGSLASGGFGLVMTEATAVEARGRISPRDLGLYDDTQQAAHARIAAFARSQGAVAGVQLAHAGGKASTYPSLPDMPVATVPAAERGWSTVSAADGPVLPPLDPATALDEAGIAAVVEAFADSARRADEAGYDVVQIHAAHGYLLHQFLSPLTNTRTDGYGADERGRTRLVHEVVAAVRKVWPAHKPLGIRISGTDWVPGGWDVESSARLIRALADEHGVTWVDVSSGGLSQGGVIPVGPGYQVPLAAHLTGALTGTDVVVSAVGLIDHAAQAETILATGQAHAVSIGRAALRNPRWATQAAADLGTPAAALPHAPQYWRARW, encoded by the coding sequence GTGACCGGACGACTGTTCGAGCCCATCACCCTGCCCACGGCCGACGGCGCGGGCCTGCGCGTCCGCAACCGCGCGTTCGTGGCGCCGATGTGCCAGTACTCCGCCGACGCCGAGGACGGCGTGCCGGCCGACTGGCACCTGGTGCACCTCGGCTCCCTCGCCTCCGGCGGTTTCGGCCTGGTCATGACGGAGGCCACCGCGGTCGAGGCGCGCGGGCGCATCTCGCCGCGCGACCTCGGCCTGTACGACGACACCCAGCAGGCCGCGCATGCCCGGATCGCCGCCTTCGCCCGCTCGCAGGGAGCGGTCGCCGGCGTCCAGCTCGCCCACGCCGGCGGGAAGGCCTCCACCTACCCCTCGCTGCCGGACATGCCGGTCGCCACCGTGCCCGCCGCCGAGCGCGGATGGTCCACGGTCAGCGCCGCCGACGGCCCGGTCCTGCCGCCGCTGGACCCGGCCACCGCGCTGGACGAGGCCGGGATCGCCGCGGTCGTCGAGGCCTTCGCGGACTCCGCCCGCCGCGCCGACGAGGCCGGTTACGACGTGGTTCAGATCCACGCCGCCCACGGATACCTGCTGCACCAGTTCCTGTCCCCACTGACCAACACCCGCACCGACGGGTACGGCGCGGACGAGCGGGGCCGTACCCGCCTGGTGCACGAGGTCGTCGCCGCGGTGCGGAAGGTGTGGCCGGCGCACAAGCCGCTCGGCATCCGGATCAGCGGCACCGACTGGGTCCCGGGCGGCTGGGACGTGGAGTCCTCCGCCCGCCTGATCCGCGCGCTCGCCGACGAGCACGGCGTGACCTGGGTGGACGTGTCCAGCGGTGGCCTCAGTCAGGGTGGCGTCATCCCGGTCGGCCCCGGCTACCAGGTGCCACTGGCCGCGCACCTCACCGGCGCGCTGACCGGCACGGACGTGGTCGTCAGCGCGGTCGGCCTGATCGACCACGCCGCCCAGGCCGAGACGATCCTCGCCACCGGCCAGGCGCACGCCGTCTCGATCGGCCGCGCCGCGCTCCGCAACCCCCGCTGGGCCACCCAGGCCGCCGCCGACCTCGGCACCCCGGCCGCCGCCCTCCCGCACGCCCCGCAGTACTGGCGCGCCCGCTGGTGA
- a CDS encoding TetR/AcrR family transcriptional regulator, with product MGRVPKKVDHRERRELIAGALMRVAADGGLEAISLRHVAAEAGVTTGMVQHYFATKDDMMRFALNGIMERTTARIEAAMARLRQPAAPADLVRTLLRTLMPLDDDRRADGRVGLAFLAYSAVEPGAADLLRDGTRQMAGFLADQIRAAQAAGTVAPHLDADAAGAGLLGLMEGLSLYLLGGHYTGETALGALDAHLNLIFGNT from the coding sequence ATGGGACGCGTGCCGAAGAAGGTCGACCACCGGGAACGCCGCGAACTCATCGCCGGGGCGCTCATGCGCGTCGCCGCCGACGGTGGCCTCGAGGCCATCAGCCTGCGCCACGTCGCCGCCGAGGCCGGCGTCACCACCGGCATGGTGCAGCACTACTTCGCCACCAAGGACGACATGATGCGGTTCGCGCTCAACGGGATCATGGAGCGCACCACCGCCCGCATCGAGGCCGCGATGGCCCGGCTGCGCCAGCCGGCCGCACCGGCGGACCTGGTGCGCACGCTGTTGCGCACGCTGATGCCGCTCGACGACGACCGGCGCGCGGACGGCAGGGTCGGGCTGGCGTTCCTCGCGTACTCCGCGGTCGAGCCGGGCGCGGCGGATCTGCTGCGCGACGGCACGCGGCAGATGGCGGGCTTTCTGGCCGATCAGATCCGGGCGGCGCAGGCGGCCGGCACCGTCGCGCCACACCTGGACGCGGACGCGGCCGGCGCCGGGCTGCTGGGCCTCATGGAGGGCCTCTCGCTCTACCTGCTGGGCGGCCACTACACCGGCGAGACCGCATTGGGCGCTCTCGACGCCCACCTGAACCTGATCTTTGGGAACACGTGA